In the Podospora bellae-mahoneyi strain CBS 112042 chromosome 4, whole genome shotgun sequence genome, one interval contains:
- a CDS encoding hypothetical protein (EggNog:ENOG503PH84): MGNKQSKQDSIQEASTTAMPSPPAPGHPYPPRTNSIPKLDTDFLLQPPDESSIRRPWLQLNNLIDSHVQTFYTNIASIDNIAPREKIQEVLLVSGIVESTKDVDNLTELLYVPGHRKLGLRICIARVVLASIDFQNGRPEMTSLDRQVVELMSRFKTLRPERSPEEEAAIAHWRMITAFFLAPDSKHSRADLAGEIPCVDVLVNFLGLFKRHSDLANPEWAEQGTNNGDQDWKGSIRTIAVHAIGIGEKLFCHPSTWTFRWCSHRKEQQREASQIVLFPALVEDVLSNSSKRRHNTIQAADISPAFVFSPNGTVIPAPEQQLDPIPPPASSSRSPSSTASRPASIGSGGGGGSGGARCSPNQVIATRSSRRSYFGEDSPQNHYVTVNGDTGFSTTMPPGLNVNIVVVPRRPSTSRTGSGTLVSPVVYDNRRPRVISHSPESHSRRSRRPLSASRVVYPEEDGEEYERVSRRDSASRYRTA; this comes from the coding sequence ATGGGGAATAAGCAGTCGAAGCAAGATTCAATTCAAGAAGCCAGCACTACTGCTATGCCATCACCTCCAGCGCCAGGGCATCCATATCCACCAAGGACAAACAGCATCCCCAAACTTGACACTGACTTCCTGCTACAACCGCCTGATGAAAGTTCCATCAGACGCCCGTGGCTGCAGCTCAACAATCTCATCGATTCACATGTTCAAACGTTTTACACCAACATCGCCAGCATCGACAACATTGCCCCTCGCGAAAAGATACAAGAAGTCCTGCTGGTTTCGGGAATCGTTGAGAGCACCAAGGACGTCGATAACCTCACAGAATTACTTTACGTTCCGGGGCACAGGAAGCTTGGGTTGCGAATATGTATTGCCCGGGTAGTGCTCGCGAGTATCGACTTTCAGAATGGCCGCCCTGAGATGACATCTCTCGACAGACAGGTTGTGGAGCTCATGAGCCGCTTCAAGACACTGCGGCCTGAACGAagtccagaagaagaggctgctATCGCCCACTGGCGTATGATCACCGCCTTTTTCCTGGCCCCAGACTCGAAGCACTCAAGAGCGGATCTCGCCGGAGAGATTCCATGTGTGGACGTTCTCGTCAACTTCCTTGGGCTCTTCAAGCGACATTCGGATCTTGCCAACCCGGAGTGGGCCGAACAAGGAACGAACAACGGAGACCAAGATTGGAAGGGGAGCATCAGGACCATCGCCGTCCACGCCATCGGCATTGGAGAGAAACTATTTtgccacccctccacctggACCTTTCGCTGGTGCTCGCATCGCAAAGAACAACAAAGAGAAGCCTCGCAGATAGTGCTATTCCCAGCTCTTGTTGAGGACGTGCTGTcaaacagcagcaagagacgTCACAACACCATTCAGGCAGCCGACATCTCTCCTGCCTTTGTGTTCTCACCGAATGGCACCGTAATACCGGCACCAGAACAACAACTAGATCCAATACCGCCACCGGCGTCATCGAGCAGATCACCGAGCTCCACTGCCTCGAGGCCAGCCAGCATAGGatctggcggcggcggaggaagTGGCGGAGCACGCTGCTCTCCGAACCAAGTCATTGCCACCAGATCATCACGAAGGAGCTACTTTGGAGAAGACAGCCCTCAGAACCATTACGTGACGGTGAATGGCGATACAGGATTCTCGACAACGATGCCACCGGGGTTAAATGTGAATATTGTCGTTGTCCCAAGACGGCCGTCAACCTCTCGCACCGGCAGCGGCACGCTGGTCTCCCCGGTGGTGTATGATAATCGAAGACCGAGAGTGATCAGTCACTCTCCCGAGTCTCATTCGAGACGCAGCAGGAGACCACTCTCGGCAAGTAGGGTGGTATAtccggaggaggatggggaagagtACGAGCGTGTCAGCAGGAGGGATAGTGCCAGTCGGTATCGGACAGCATAA